The Panthera leo isolate Ple1 chromosome D4, P.leo_Ple1_pat1.1, whole genome shotgun sequence nucleotide sequence TTGAATGTGCAGATGTACGTGTCCTTTTTCTTcacaaaacttttgttttaagcTTATCGTGTGCGGTCAGGTTTGAATTAAAAACAACCCAGCTAGACAAATTGAGATTAATCGGAAATGCAGTTCTTTTGCCCCACTATTATGATTGGGCCTCTTATGAATATTACATTTGACTTTTCCACATTCAGTCTTCAGgtttttcaagcttttttttttttctccagaagaaTAATATCCTTCCCTGATACTATCCAGTGTTATTAATTATGTCTTTCTGGGCTGATTTCACCCTCTAAAACAGTTGTTAGATGTATCCGTTGTTAGCTTAGGTAAATAGCTATACTATCATTCTATAAACAcatgttttcctattttcatgATGATTGTTAGGACTGAGGAAGAATAACCAACTATCTCTTTATAAAACATGGAGAAGAGTGAGCTCTTCCAAATAAATGAAGTTCAACTGGCTTTGCCTCCATCTGTGTGTAtaatgtttactcattcattccttcaacaaatatttatggaacctctctgaaatttaactttattataaTGTGGTCATCTACGGCTTGAAGTCCCTTAGAAGGCTTTTTCTCTAGTCTCCTCCCCCGTATCACTTGCTCAAGATTGCAGTTAGGAAGTGGCAGACTCACTCTAAATCTACAATGTTAACCCCACCTCCAATACTCTACCCTGACTGCAAGTTCAAGTGTGTTTTAAGACTATCCCTTCCAAAGGAGCAAACATTTAACTTGGATCAGGGTGTGGACTGCAGGCAGGGTATACAGTGGAAGGGAAGGTCTaggatatttttcttcctcttttccttctcatttctttgcccctcccaacTCTGTTTtcatctccctccctttctttccataCACGCCCAGGATCAGGGAAGTTTAGCGTTTCCTCCCACCCATTAGTAATGCAACACTGCAGCTCTTTGCAAAAGACACTTTGTAGCAGTGGGAAACGACTTTCCCACTTTGTCACTAGATGTGTTGGGCAGACGTTGGGTGGCCAGGCAGTGGGGAAGGATGCACGGAGGGATTGAAGAGCACTGTGGGGGCATTAGACCCCGTCTATTGTCCCTTCTGAGTTAGGTTTTTTCCACTGGTTTAATCATCTTCCAAATGGGAGACTTAAACTCATCAATGGTTCCCTGAAAGCTACATCACCAAGGGCTAAGGGTTAAGATAGAGATTACTAGACGCTGGCCCTGGATATGTTAATGTAGGTGATCAGTAATCCATATTTCTGATAAGCAACTTATGTGATTCTAACAGACTGATTTCCTCAAAGATAAGTCCCTTCCAGCATTAATGTTCTAGGACTCAAAAAACAAGAATGCCagtctttttcacttcttttcaagGGAAGTGTTTTTCCCCCTGCCTTCTTGCAAGCTACCGTTTCTCTTGAAGATGGGAACTTGTGGGTTCTATGTAGCAGTGTTTTCCACATGTGAGGCGGTATGCACATATTCCCAGCTGCTGTCATGCCCAGCTTGGTTTTGGCCCAGCAAGGTGAGAAAATAAAGGGCACTGGTAATTCCCACAATTTCTTTCTTActcttaattgtttttaaagatgctTCTCCACATTTAGCCTTTGGAAGCATTTGCCCCCCTGTTgcaggtttctttatttttctggtaaCATGATATTTTAGAACTTAGCCTGTCTTATTTTGGAGGCTAATAGGCATGACAGAGAAGTAGACTAAAAATAGGCCCTTTCCATGAATCCTTTCAAAGCATATTGCCGCCCTTGACTTTTTCAGCATCATCTAAAGAAGTTGGAGGGTCGACGCCTGGACTTTGATTATAAGAAAAAACGACAAGGCAAGATTCCAGATGAAGAGCTCCGTCAGGCTCTGGAGAAATTTGATGAATCTAAAGAAATTGCTGAGTCAAGCATGTTTAATCTCTTAGAGATGGATGTGAGTGACTGTCCTGTGGTTTCTAATTTAATCTTGCCGTTGAGACTCAAGATTATGTTAAAGggttatgtaatttaaaatgtgcatatcTGATTACACTATGTGGTGAGAACTTCAGCagataattatttcctttaaaaaaattgaaaaaaataaagtagatcaAGAAATGGTAaggtttttttctatattatcaTGGTTTGATCTAACTAGATGTTTGACTCCTAATGACCTTAAAGAATTACCTGTGGTGAGAAGATGAAGAATCTTTCTGATGATTCATGTAAAGGTTCAGTAGCTTAAAATACTTTGTTGAAATATTTGGCAAATTGGCTtcagattataaaagaatatcacCTAAAATGCATTTAGAGTTGAGGGTCCCAGTATAGGTTAAGATGTTCTGTATTTTGAAGTAAAgttgatattttctttcaaaaactaaTTTCAATTGAGTTTGGTGATTGTAGCATAGATACTGTATTTGGGGGCATGTATAACGAAGTTTAAAGCTATTTTTACATTTCCAGAGCACCAAATTATTATTTGTGGCCTTAGAAATTATATTCCATTGAGTCCTTTCAGCCTCATAGCCGTGAGGACTTCTGACCGCTCATGTAATAAAACCTGCTAAACAGCTTTCAAGCTCTTGTTCACTCCCACCTCTGGCCCTATCATTTGCTGACCAACTTCTTCTAAGATGTTTACAGAGCCTTTATGTGCTTATCAGTTACCCGATTTGCCCAGACTGGTGATAGGGGAGGCGTGTTGAACATACCTGGATTTTCCCACCACCCAGAGACACAGTGTAGGTTTTTGTTTATGTGAAACAACTGGTGTTCCACCTGCCTGCTAAAGAAGGATGCTCTAGGCACGAGGTGTGACCTGAATCACAGTGTTGTTCCTTCCCAGGGTCCCATTCCACCCAGGGCCCCATTCCACCCCAAAACTTATGGAATAGCATTGCCTCTGCTGACTTGGAGGGAAATACTCAGCTAGGTCACAGCCTGAGACACAAAATGAAGAGTAACTGAGGATGCCTAGAATATTGGAGCTGAAATGCACCCAAGCATTGACCCAGCCTCTTTACATTGCAGATAGATTGAAAGAGGACAAAACGTTTTCCATCCTAACACGCTACCTCCATGCTGCCCCCTGTGACAAATCAgtaatcacatttttattaacaaCACTAATATATTGACAGAGCATGAAAAGTACAGGGAGCCAAGAGTCCTTTGGTCAATGTATCTTTTTCCtataagaaatcaataaaattagcCAAATCCAGCTGGAAGTTTGTAGCTAAGAACGAGACTTTCAGTGAGAGTTGTGTGTGATCTTCAGTTGGATTCCTAACTACTCCTTGTGGTATTGGTGTTTCCAAGCATATGGATGCTTCTTATCCTTAACTGATGTGGAACCTGAAATATCTCCTGGCGCTGGAGATTGGGGTTGTGTGTCAGGGCAGCTCTGTCATATATGTGCTGCTGGGGCAGGAGTGGTTGCTTAAGGATGGTAACCTGGTAACTAAggtgtgtctccccaccccccccacccccaccccccccacccccaccccatgggcCTGCAGATCGAGCAGGTGAGCCAGCTGTCTGCGCTCGTCCAAGCCCAGCTGGAATACCACAAGCAGGCGGTCCAGATCCTGCAGCAAGTCACTGTCAGACTGGAAGAAAGGTATCTCAACAGTTGCTGAATTTTacacttccattttcttcctatgAAATGAtgggtaaagaaatggaaataatggagTCCATTTGAAGTAAAACTTGTGCCAAAAGTTTTGATTCTGCATAGGCACTTTGTGGATTATTTGTCTTGACTTTTGCGGGTCTTgtgctttgttttactttgttcccTTGAGTGTACTCTTGTGTTTGTGAGAAGCCAATGCTTGGACTGTGTGTTGGCCACCACAGATGGGAAGCCGGGTGCTACCGAGGATAATGGATGTGATTTGCTGAGCAGATACTCTGTGTGCGTACTGGAGGCATATCATCACCCGTCTTATGAAACAGCTCTGTAAACTAAGTATGACTAGCTTCACCTAAAGGTGGGAGCCCAGGGAGATCAAGTAACTAGCCCAGGGTCACATCGTGGTGTAACCAGGGTTTGCCAGGCAGGCATAATCTGTTTGAAAGCCTGTATCTTTTCACACCATGTAAGAACCCTCCACCGTCAGAGGGACAGCTTTCATGTGCCTGTTCCGTCTCCTCAGGTGCACCCCACTGTGAGGCCATGGTAGTCTTGTGAATGGGGCTCCCTGGAGTTGTAGGGTCCCAACCTGCACAGCTTAGACAGAGGTCCTTACTGTAACACATGTCACATTGTGCAGCTTTCCTCCATGCACCTTCATGGAAATGTGTGTAACACTTGGAAACCTCGAGAAAGATCTAAAAGCATGCACTTCGACATACTAAAGAAGTATTATATGTCTTTGTGACATCTGTTGAGCAGAAGGgccattttccttttatctctctGAAATATGTTCAAAGTCAGTATCATTCTACAGTCACCGTATCTTAACCTCTCCCTGTCCTTGCAGATCTGTACACTTTGCTCCATATGCATCTGAGACTATGGAGAATACTTGGGGGTGTACGGAATATATTTATTGTCTACACCTTTCCACTTTCCTCCTGTCTTCCctcatttctttccccttcttgtaTCTCAAACTGCTCACTCTTCTCAGGGTATTTCCTCCTTCCAAATCTTTTCAAGCTCTTGAGTTCTTCTGGAAAGGACTGTTCATCTGGAAATGACTCTTAGctgtgttttctctccttccataAGCCTTTCTGTGGGCAGGTAGACTcctgcccactcccacccccatgtTCCTGTAGCATTTTGTATGTATCTCCATAACCGCACTTACCACAGTGTATGGTACTCAGTTATGTTCCATCTCCCTTACACACCGTAAGCTGCTTGAGGGCAAGAGCTGTGTCTCATTCATTTTTGGGTTCCCAGCACATTTTCACAGGGAGCTCTGAATAAATGAGGGAGGGATTGAGAGAAAGGTTGAAGATGGTGAGGGTATGACCAGAGGGGCACCACTGAAAGCAGAGACCTCCTACAGATAAGACGGCTATGGGTTCTTTTGAAATTTTCCCTGCTCCACATTGGTAGCCTTCCTGGATatcactgcttttctttttgcttcttaatTGGCTACATACTCTTATccacccccccccttctctttttAATGCAGAATAAGGCAAGCTTCATCTCAGCCTAGAAGGGAATATCAGCCTAAACCACGAATGAGCCTGGAGTTTCCGACTGGAGACAGTACTCAGCCCAACGGGGGCCTCTCGCACACCAGTACACCCAAACCTGCAGGTAAGGAGCTGAGACCTGCAGACCCCATTATAAGAGCCTTGGGCACCTCCCATTGACACTTGTCCGTAAATTCTAGGCGCAGTCCAGTCGGGCTGCACAAGAACTGTACAGTGATACATTTCTTACAGGATGGTTTTGTCAGGTAGAAACTCTTTCAAAgcactccttccttcttttctcattgatcatttctttcctccttttccctcttgtCTCCTCTAGGAAGCTTTctttgtccccttttctctcactctccatCATTAGCACACATTAACCTCTTAAGTAACATGTTTGATTTGGACCTTCTCTTGTGTTGTCACCTTAATGAGCCAATTTGGTGCCAGCaatatcatctttttttcccctgttttacTCTCTGTGTTCCAGAATGCATGAGAGAAAATGCCCCTGGCAGGGCGTGCCCACATACACTCACATATAACCCACAGACAGCAGCTCCAGGAACATGTCCAATTGGATTTCTTAAGTCATGGGAGCAAATGGCTGAATATATTTGTAGATGAATGTATTTCTCATCTCAATatctgctctcttcctctccttccgcAACCTTCAACCAACTCATTATGCTGTGTAACTGAGGTTGGTACAGTAaaagctaaaatttattttctatcagGAATATTGATGTATACCCAGTAATATATTCTTTCAGTTGGCACCATTGCTCTCCACCCCCTACACACAGATTAGGTAAAAACCTGTGCTTGAGGTGTTTTCAACCTTAACATTTACCTGGTTGAAGAAGTGGAAACTCTCTTAAAACTGGATGTGGACTTCAAAGATATGCAGTGTCTCCTATTTTCCCTGTAGCCCAGTGCTAATGTTTTGTGGTAAGAAATGCTTTGTGAGATGCTCTCAGGAGACCATGAAGGAAAACAGGTGTGTGGTGACAGTCAGCGCCCTCTGCCCTCTGCGTTCCCCTTGGCTTCTCGGAGCCCCCAGGGTCAGGTATTATAAACAGCAGTGGCTCTTAGAAGCTAGCTGGCCACAAGCACTAGTCATGTCTGTTGTGACTAGTTTGCTTCTCCCTGTTCAGAAGCCAACCGCATGTTTAACCCTTTTTTCGGAGACTTGCTCATTTTCtgctttaagtaaaaaaaaaaataggttatgtTGTTTCCCTTTCAAGCCATCTAGAAGACATGGGAGGTGTATGCACTTGTCTGAGTTGATGTGCCTATGTGGATACAtgctgtataaaatatatatgctcaCTTAAAACAGATCACTTTTAAGATACAATTCCATTCTTCATTATTTTACTCAAGGTAGAGTACATTATATTTTGTACGCCAGAACTCTGATGTACTCCTATTGTTTATATATGCAACAATTTACaaagttatataatttttacatgatCTCAGTTAATAGCCACAGTAGTAGTGTGGAGTAAGTTCTGCTGTGAATTCTAATGttagacaaagaaactgaaaggGAAATAAGTGCCTTGTGCAAGGTCACCCAGAATATGAACTTGAACCCAGTGtcttatattgttttgttttcaccacATTACAGCAGTTTCGCAGAGGCTGGAGTCtttatctttcaaaagtgaaaactGCACTGTTATTCTGAGGTTGCCAAGCATTCTTCATGTAATTAACTTGACTCTTTCACATGGGCagagattttaaaatgctaacatGGAAAGGGTTCTGGCCTTGTTATACTATTGACCTAAATCTCATTAAAACTCCCTAAGTCACTGGGTCTCCCATCTCTGGACATCGTCAGGAAGGCAAAACTTGATGGACTGTGGCGCATGTGTTACAAACGTAGATGAGGCTATTTTTCATACTGGACGTGGAAGCAGGCATCGAACAACTTCCAGAAATCTGAGAAAGCTTCTGAAGACTGGTAAAGAGCAGATGCCATGCAGTGGACTCGGCATGAGCCGCAAGAGGAAGCTTCAGCAGGAAGAGGAGTGAGGGAGGAATCAAGGGGGACAGCAAGCCGGGCAGGTGCAGCAGGTGGTAGATATGTGACTTAAATACCCCTTGTCTTTCTGTGTTCTTCTCTCCTGCTTTCActtccaggtgccccaatggatCAGCCCTGCTGCCGAGCTCTGTACGACTTTGAACCTGAAAATGAAGGGGAGTTGGGTTTTAAAGAGGGTGATATCATCACACTCACTAACCAAATTGATGAGAACTGGTATGAGGGGATGCTTCATGGCCAGTCAGGCTTCTTCCCCATCAACTATGTGGAGATTCTGGTTGCCCTGCCTCATTAGGATGTTAGGCTGGCAGGCTTACCTCCTCTTGACCCAGATAGTTAAGTTTAACCACTGCTTTGGTAATGCTGCTTACAACACATCCCAAGTGCAGGCCGCAGTGGTCCAGGTCATCAAGCCCCACCGAGTATCTTTGGTTGACTTGTGTGATCCCACAAGAGTCATGGTGATGGGTGGTATCTTCTTAGGCTGGTGGGCATGGCATGTGCTTTTTAAACACCATCTGAGACCAGCCAGTAGTCATGGAACTGCTGTTTACACAGTTCTCAGGAGGTTGTGGCTTCTTAGAATATGACCATGAGCCACATCACAGAAAAAACATCCTACTGAAGGTACTGTCTATCACCCAGGGGCCATCTCAAGGTCTCAGGTTCTCCGTTTCAATAGGAGAAAGTTCTTGCTTTCACATTGCCCCTCCCAAATATGTGAGTCACAGAATTGTGGAAGAAAGCCTCCCTCACCAGCAACTTGTCTTCTGGTCTGAATTAATTAGTCCCTTGATGCTATAGGTAGGAAAGTGTTGAGTGCGAGTTAAAAACCTTTTCTGAAAACTGTCACCTTTGTTCCTCTCACATATGCTTGTTTCTGAGGGACAGCAAGTTTTCTTCTCACCCTGCTAATAAAGCCAGAGGGGGACTCCCGCTGTTATTTCTAAGTACTACGGTGACAGTTGGCAATCAGCATATTGTGAGAGGGGCTGAAGAGAAGAGACTCTCCATTATGAGGAATTGGGAAGACATCTGGTTTCCAAGCTTAAATTTCTTGCTGCAGAGAAATGATGTATATATTTAGGCCATTTCTGAAGGTACAGGGAAGAGGGAACAAAAATCACTtcacttcagttttatttatgaattacATGTTTCATGAGTCCGTTTGGCACAGAGACACaaggagaaaaacacaagaaaccatTTTTCCACTAGTTCCTAGACCAAGAAACAGCAATTGTCTTTCGTTTCCACTTCCACCTTGTGTTCTTTGAACATCATTTGTGCATATTCTGCCCTCAATGAGGACCaaataaagatgatttttgtGCTTAGCAGTTTAAGTAAGATGTGTGGCTGCAGATGCAAAAGTTTTTCCCAACTCAgtcattacttttctttctgtcccttctgttCCATCTTCGTGTTGTGTGTACAGTGCCGTGTGTAAGCTTATGAGTGGTTTTTtgttcttctgggttttttttttttttggtatcagtCATTAAGTCCTGTTAGGTATCCAGAGTTCTATTTATCTAGCTGTACAGATTCTTTCAGAGGTTTAATGTGCTGCTTCGGATGTGCTGCCTGCGGTAGTGGGTCATGTGGAGTGAAAGGCAAATCTTACTGCTTAATGTATAAACCTCTTACCACAGGAAGCATCGCCGTTTCCAATAAATATTGCTGAAGACAGAACCAGAGGCCCTGGTGCTTTATTTTGTGTCTGTTGTTCTGGTGGGTCTGACAGTGGGTGGACTGGGTCTTCTTTCAGTCTCCATTGTCGTCTGATGCAGCCAGACCAGACCCGCTTGCCACCTCAGATCTCCCTCCCTGTGAGCAAGGGAAGTCTCCTTAGTGAGAAGTGACCTACCCTGGACACAGGGAGCTTCTGGGTAGCCCTAGGAAGAAGGCGATTCGGGAGAGAGGataagggagtggggagaggaagtcTTCTAGAAGTCATGCGAGATATCCTCACTGGTGATATCAGAAGGATATAATGTccagagagacaaataaaatatgtcatttcaaccagtcttttcttgtctttcatgcTTAAAGAGAAAGAACTAGGGAAATATAGATTGGCCAAAGCCAGCATTCTTTTCTCTgtcagggcagggggcaggggtggtaaGGTAGGGGAGTAGTGCCTACAGAATATGTATTTCCTGATCTTctgagaaaataaacatgttttttaatatattgggtGCATTTGTATTCTTCCATGCTGAGGCCAATAGTCTAGTAGGTGTTCTGATCTAACATGAACAGTTTTAATCTAAAATACTGAGTTCTATGTGTGAACTGctctaacataaaaataatattttttgccAGCTACATGAGTTAGAGTATTACagatcaattctttttttttcttttatttgtttttagagcgCAAGtggagtagaggggcagagagagaaagaatctcttttttcttgtggttaaggcctttatttattaacttctgtgggtttaactatttttttagtttaaagtttaccatacagtgaaatattaatttcagcagtagaattcagtgattcttcacttacatacgatagctcatcacaagtgccctccttatacccatcacccatctagcccccctcccacccacaaataattttttaaaaacggtTTTAAAAACAGTTACCTGTGACATGaatggagaaaatacagaaaaatcacaGGTAAACTGTTAGAATTAATAGTTAATTTAATAGAGTTACTGAATATAAcatcaatcttaaaaaaaatcactttatttctatataccagtaatcaattagaaaaaaggaatttaaaaaatcatttgcaaaaaGTCAAATCCATAGATATAAATCTACCAAGAATTATACAAGATCTCTGTacagaaaattatgaaacatgcttgtggaaaaataaaaactttaaaaagtgaagagaTACTCTGTGTTTCTAGGTTGGAAAACTCAGCATTGTGAAGATGTCATTTCTCCCTAAATTGACATGCATTTAGGGTGGTTTCAACTACAATCTcaagaaatttgtttttgtttttgtttttttttttaatgt carries:
- the SH3GL2 gene encoding endophilin-A1 isoform X2; the protein is MERKVDVTSRAVMEIMTKTIEYLQPNPASRAKLSMINTMSKIRGQEKGPGYPQAEALLAEAMLKFGRELGDDCNFGPALGEVGEAMRELSEVKDSLDMEVKQNFIDPLQNLHDKDLREIQHHLKKLEGRRLDFDYKKKRQGKIPDEELRQALEKFDESKEIAESSMFNLLEMDIEQVSQLSALVQAQLEYHKQAVQILQQVTVRLEERIRQASSQPRREYQPKPRMSLEFPTGDSTQPNGGLSHTSTPKPAGAPMDQPCCRALYDFEPENEGELGFKEGDIITLTNQIDENWYEGMLHGQSGFFPINYVEILVALPH
- the SH3GL2 gene encoding endophilin-A1 isoform X1 → MSVAGLKKQFHKATQKVSEKVGGAEGTKLDDDFKEMERKVDVTSRAVMEIMTKTIEYLQPNPASRAKLSMINTMSKIRGQEKGPGYPQAEALLAEAMLKFGRELGDDCNFGPALGEVGEAMRELSEVKDSLDMEVKQNFIDPLQNLHDKDLREIQHHLKKLEGRRLDFDYKKKRQGKIPDEELRQALEKFDESKEIAESSMFNLLEMDIEQVSQLSALVQAQLEYHKQAVQILQQVTVRLEERIRQASSQPRREYQPKPRMSLEFPTGDSTQPNGGLSHTSTPKPAGAPMDQPCCRALYDFEPENEGELGFKEGDIITLTNQIDENWYEGMLHGQSGFFPINYVEILVALPH